The following proteins are co-located in the Manihot esculenta cultivar AM560-2 chromosome 9, M.esculenta_v8, whole genome shotgun sequence genome:
- the LOC122724673 gene encoding probable glutathione S-transferase parC has product MANNAEVILLDFWPSPFGMRIRIALAEKGIKYEYREEDLKNKSDLLLQMNPVHKKIPVLIHNGKPVAESLIAVQYIDEVWKDKAPLLPSDPYQRAQANFWADFVDKKLFELGRKIWATKGEEQEEAKQGFIESLKLLEGELGEKPFFGGENLGYVDVALMPFYSWFYTYEVCGNFSIEAECPKLIEWAKRCLAKESVFNSLPDHKKVYGFMLELKKRFGIE; this is encoded by the exons ATGGCTAATAATGCAGAGGTGATTCTGTTGGACTTCTGGCCAAGCCCTTTTGGTATGAGAATTAGAATTGCTTTGGCAGAGAAGGGTATTAAGTATGAGTACAGGGAAGAGGATTTGAAGAACAAGAGTGATTTGCTGCTGCAGATGAACCCAGTTCACAAGAAGATCCCAGTTCTcatccacaatggcaaaccagTTGCTGAGTCTCTTATTGCTGTTCAATACATTGATGAAGTCTGGAAGGACAAAGCTCCATTGCTTCCCTCTGATCCTTATCAGAGAGCTCAAGCTAACTTCTGGGCTGATTTTGTTGATAAGAAG ctatttgagcttgggaggaaGATATGGGCAACAAAAGGCGAAGAGCAAGAGGAAGCAAAGCAGGGATTCATAGAGTCCCTTAAGCTCCTGGAAGGAGAGCTAGGAGAGAAGCCATTCTTTGGGGGTGAAAATTTGGGCTATGTGGATGTTGCTCTTATGCCATTCTATAGCTGGTTTTATACCTATGAGGTGTGTGGAAATTTCAGCATAGAGGCTGAGTGTCCTAAGCTTATTGAATGGGCTAAAAGGTGCTTGGCAAAGGAGTCTGTGTTCAACTCTCTTCCTGATCACAAGAAGGTCTATGGATTTATGTTGGAGCTGAAGAAGAGATTTGGGATAGAGTAG